The following are from one region of the Cytobacillus firmus genome:
- the eno gene encoding phosphopyruvate hydratase, with the protein MPFIEQVYAREVLDSRGNPTVEVEVLTESGFFGRAIVPSGASTGEHEAVELRDGDKSRYLGKGVQKAVDNVNNLIADAVIGLDVTDQVGIDRTMIALDGTENKGKLGANAILGVSMACAHAAAESVGLPLYRYLGGFNAKQLPTPMMNIINGGSHADNNVDFQEFMIMPVGAPTFKEAIRMGAEVFHSLKKVLSGKGLNTAVGDEGGFAPNLGSNREALEVIIEAISNAGYEAGKDIYLAMDVASSEFYNKETGKYDLAGEGRTGLTSEDMVNFYEELVNEFPIISIEDGLDENDWEGHKLLTDRIGGKVQLVGDDLFVTNTKKLAQGIEQGVGNSILIKVNQIGTLTETFEAIEMAKRAGYTAVVSHRSGETEDATIADIAVATNAGQIKTGSMSRTDRIAKYNQLLRIEDELGDLAVYDGLKSFYNLSK; encoded by the coding sequence ATGCCATTTATCGAACAAGTATATGCACGTGAAGTATTGGATTCCCGCGGTAACCCAACAGTTGAAGTAGAAGTTTTAACAGAATCAGGATTCTTTGGACGCGCGATTGTTCCTTCCGGAGCATCAACTGGTGAGCACGAAGCAGTAGAACTTCGTGACGGCGACAAGTCCCGCTACCTTGGAAAAGGCGTTCAAAAAGCGGTAGACAACGTAAATAACCTGATTGCAGATGCTGTAATCGGCTTGGATGTAACAGATCAGGTTGGCATCGACCGCACAATGATCGCGTTAGATGGAACTGAAAACAAAGGAAAGCTTGGCGCAAACGCAATCCTTGGCGTATCCATGGCTTGTGCACATGCAGCTGCTGAGTCTGTAGGACTTCCTTTATACCGTTACCTTGGAGGCTTCAACGCGAAGCAGCTTCCAACACCAATGATGAACATCATCAACGGCGGATCTCATGCTGACAACAACGTGGACTTCCAGGAATTCATGATCATGCCTGTTGGAGCTCCTACCTTCAAGGAAGCCATCCGCATGGGTGCTGAAGTATTCCATTCATTGAAAAAAGTTTTATCTGGCAAAGGTCTTAACACTGCTGTAGGTGACGAAGGCGGATTTGCTCCAAACCTTGGTTCTAACCGTGAAGCTCTTGAAGTTATCATTGAAGCAATCTCTAACGCTGGCTACGAAGCTGGCAAAGACATCTACCTTGCAATGGATGTTGCTTCTTCTGAGTTCTACAACAAAGAAACCGGTAAATACGATCTTGCAGGCGAAGGCCGCACTGGTTTAACTTCAGAAGATATGGTTAACTTCTACGAAGAGCTGGTAAACGAGTTCCCTATCATCTCAATTGAAGATGGTCTTGACGAAAACGACTGGGAAGGCCATAAGCTATTAACTGACCGCATTGGCGGAAAAGTTCAGCTTGTTGGTGACGACTTGTTCGTTACAAACACGAAAAAGCTTGCTCAAGGAATCGAGCAGGGCGTAGGCAACTCAATCCTGATCAAAGTAAACCAAATCGGTACCTTAACAGAAACTTTCGAAGCAATCGAAATGGCGAAGCGTGCCGGCTACACTGCAGTTGTATCCCACCGTTCAGGTGAAACAGAAGATGCAACAATCGCTGACATCGCTGTTGCGACAAACGCTGGCCAGATCAAAACTGGCTCAATGTCCCGTACAGACCGTATCGCGAAATACAACCAGCTTCTTCGCATCGAAGACGAGCTTGGCGACTTAGCTGTATACGATGGCTTAAAATCTTTCTATAACTTGAGCAAGTAA
- a CDS encoding phosphoglycerate kinase has protein sequence MNKKSVKDVELKGKRVFCRVDFNVPMKEGQVTDETRIKAALPTIEYLMNQGAKVILASHLGRPKGSVVEELRLTPVAKRLSELLGKEVKKADEAYGDSVKAMVDALSEGDVLLLENVRFYAGEEKNDPELAKAFAELADVYVNDAFGAAHRAHASTEGIAHHLPAVSGLLMEKELDVLGKALSNPERPFTAIIGGAKVKDKIGVIENLLEKVDNLIIGGGLAYTFVKANGHEVGKSLLEEDKIDLAKSFMEKAKDKGVNLYMPVDVVVADDFSEEANIKTVAIEEIPSDWEALDIGPKTRDIYSDVIQNSKLVIWNGPMGVFELNKFAGGTRAVAEALAEANDTYSVIGGGDSAAAVEKFHLADRMSHISTGGGASLEFMEGKALPGVVALNDK, from the coding sequence ATGAACAAAAAAAGCGTTAAAGATGTGGAGTTAAAAGGTAAGCGTGTATTTTGCCGGGTTGATTTCAACGTTCCGATGAAAGAGGGACAGGTAACAGATGAGACTCGCATCAAAGCAGCTCTTCCAACGATCGAATACTTGATGAACCAGGGTGCTAAAGTGATATTAGCCAGCCATTTGGGCCGTCCGAAAGGTTCAGTTGTTGAAGAATTGCGTTTAACACCAGTAGCAAAGCGTTTGTCCGAGCTTCTTGGCAAAGAAGTAAAGAAAGCGGATGAAGCATATGGCGATTCTGTAAAAGCTATGGTTGACGCGTTAAGTGAAGGAGATGTTCTTCTTCTTGAAAACGTGCGTTTCTATGCTGGCGAGGAAAAGAATGATCCTGAGCTTGCAAAGGCATTTGCTGAGCTTGCAGATGTGTATGTAAATGATGCATTCGGAGCAGCACACCGTGCCCATGCTTCAACGGAAGGAATTGCGCATCATCTTCCTGCCGTATCAGGACTCCTGATGGAAAAAGAACTTGATGTACTTGGAAAAGCTCTTTCAAATCCTGAACGCCCATTTACAGCTATTATCGGCGGTGCAAAGGTGAAAGATAAGATTGGCGTAATTGAAAACCTTCTTGAAAAGGTAGACAACCTGATCATTGGCGGAGGGCTGGCTTATACTTTTGTAAAAGCAAACGGCCATGAAGTAGGAAAGTCACTATTAGAAGAAGATAAAATTGACCTTGCCAAATCGTTTATGGAAAAAGCGAAAGACAAAGGCGTGAACCTCTACATGCCAGTTGATGTCGTGGTAGCAGACGATTTTTCTGAGGAAGCCAATATTAAAACAGTAGCTATCGAAGAAATTCCTTCTGATTGGGAAGCACTTGATATCGGACCTAAAACACGCGATATTTACAGCGATGTAATCCAGAATTCAAAGCTTGTCATCTGGAACGGGCCAATGGGTGTTTTCGAATTGAATAAATTTGCAGGCGGCACAAGAGCAGTGGCTGAGGCTTTAGCAGAAGCAAACGATACATATTCAGTCATTGGCGGCGGCGATTCTGCAGCGGCGGTTGAAAAATTCCACCTAGCAGACCGCATGAGCCATATCTCAACAGGCGGCGGCGCTTCCCTTGAGTTTATGGAAGGTAAAGCCCTGCCTGGCGTAGTTGCTTTAAACGATAAATAA
- the secG gene encoding preprotein translocase subunit SecG, translating to MHTLLITLLVIVSIALIVVVLLQSGKSAGLSGAISGGAEQLFGKQKARGIDLVLHRTTVVLSVLFFVLTVLVSYFAV from the coding sequence ATGCATACATTATTGATTACCCTTTTAGTCATTGTTTCGATTGCCCTTATTGTAGTTGTACTCCTTCAGTCTGGTAAAAGCGCAGGTCTTTCCGGTGCCATTTCAGGGGGAGCAGAGCAGCTTTTTGGAAAGCAAAAAGCGCGCGGTATTGATCTCGTTCTTCACCGCACTACCGTTGTTCTTTCAGTCTTATTCTTTGTACTTACTGTTTTAGTTTCTTATTTTGCGGTATAA
- a CDS encoding alpha/beta hydrolase: MRVVAPKPFTFGNGKRAVLLLHGFTGNTADVRMMARFLETKGYTCHAPQYKGHGVPPEELVHTGPEDWWKDVMEGYEFLKNKGHKEIAVAGLSLGGVFSLKLGYTVPVKGIVPMCAPMYIKSEEVMYEGILSYAREYKRLEGKTEDQIEQEMKEFQKTPMNTLKALQELIADVRNHVDMIYSPTFVVQARHDHMINTDSANIIFNEVENDLKKLKWYEESGHVITLDKERDQLHEDVYEFLEKLDWEE, translated from the coding sequence ATGAGAGTTGTTGCACCAAAACCGTTTACATTTGGAAATGGAAAAAGAGCAGTCCTGCTTCTGCATGGTTTTACCGGAAATACAGCAGATGTCAGAATGATGGCAAGGTTTCTTGAAACGAAGGGCTATACCTGCCATGCCCCGCAATATAAGGGACATGGGGTTCCGCCGGAAGAGCTTGTTCATACAGGCCCGGAAGACTGGTGGAAAGATGTGATGGAAGGGTACGAATTTCTGAAAAATAAGGGACATAAAGAAATTGCAGTGGCCGGACTTTCACTTGGCGGCGTATTTTCCCTTAAATTGGGTTACACTGTACCTGTAAAGGGTATTGTCCCGATGTGCGCACCAATGTACATAAAAAGCGAAGAAGTCATGTATGAAGGAATTCTGAGCTATGCAAGAGAATATAAAAGACTTGAAGGAAAGACGGAAGACCAAATTGAGCAGGAAATGAAAGAGTTCCAGAAAACACCGATGAATACATTAAAGGCACTCCAGGAGCTGATCGCGGATGTGCGCAATCATGTGGATATGATTTACTCGCCGACATTTGTTGTACAGGCACGACATGACCATATGATCAACACGGATAGTGCCAACATCATTTTCAATGAAGTGGAGAATGACTTAAAGAAACTCAAGTGGTACGAAGAATCCGGGCACGTCATTACTCTGGATAAAGAGCGTGACCAGCTGCATGAAGATGTATATGAGTTTTTAGAAAAGCTTGATTGGGAAGAATAA
- the tpiA gene encoding triose-phosphate isomerase yields MRKPIIAGNWKMHKTLPEAKVFLEEINGLVPGKEQVDTVVCAPALFLERLVENSKDSDVEVGAQNMHFEENGAFTGEISPVALEDLGVKYVILGHSERREMFNETDEAVNKKTLAAFKYNLTPIVCVGESLEQRESGETMDLVGSQVEKALNGLTEEQVKQTVIAYEPIWAIGTGKSSTSADANEVCAHIRSVVAKQFSQAAADAVRIQYGGSVKPANIKEYMSQPDIDGALVGGASLQPTDFLQLLEAGKNE; encoded by the coding sequence ATGCGTAAACCAATTATCGCAGGAAACTGGAAAATGCATAAAACACTTCCGGAAGCGAAAGTCTTTCTTGAAGAAATTAACGGATTAGTTCCTGGGAAGGAGCAGGTAGATACAGTTGTATGTGCTCCTGCCTTATTCCTTGAGCGCCTGGTTGAAAACTCAAAGGATTCAGATGTTGAAGTCGGCGCACAGAATATGCACTTTGAAGAAAACGGCGCTTTTACAGGCGAAATCAGCCCTGTAGCACTTGAAGATCTTGGAGTGAAATACGTAATCCTTGGTCATTCAGAACGCCGTGAGATGTTTAATGAGACAGACGAGGCTGTTAATAAAAAGACCTTGGCTGCATTCAAATACAACTTAACTCCTATCGTTTGTGTCGGTGAATCGCTGGAACAGCGGGAAAGCGGCGAAACAATGGATCTTGTCGGTTCACAGGTTGAGAAGGCACTAAATGGCTTAACTGAAGAGCAGGTAAAGCAAACTGTTATTGCATATGAGCCAATCTGGGCAATCGGAACTGGCAAATCTTCAACATCTGCAGATGCAAATGAAGTATGTGCACATATCCGCTCTGTTGTTGCGAAGCAATTTTCACAGGCTGCGGCAGATGCAGTCCGCATTCAGTACGGCGGCAGCGTAAAGCCTGCAAACATTAAAGAATATATGAGCCAGCCTGATATTGATGGAGCTCTTGTTGGCGGCGCAAGCTTACAGCCTACGGACTTTCTTCAATTATTGGAGGCAGGCAAGAATGAGTAA
- the gpmI gene encoding 2,3-bisphosphoglycerate-independent phosphoglycerate mutase, with product MSKSPVALIILDGFALRGERMGNAVAQAKKPNFERYWNTYPNATLTASGEAVGLPEGQMGNSEVGHLNIGAGRIVYQSLTRVNVAIREGQFEKNETFRSAIDHVKKNGTDLHLMGLLSDGGVHSHIQHLFALLRMAAEEGVKNVYVHGFLDGRDVGPQTAAGYIKEVQEKMNEYGVGEFATISGRYYSMDRDKRWERVEKSYRSMVYGDGPAYNNPLDLVEDNYKNGIFDEFVIPSVITAEDGKPVATIKKDDAVIFYNFRPDRAIQISNTFTNKDFRSFDRGPGHPENLFFVCLTHFSETVDGYVAFKPTNLDNTLGEVLAQNGKTQLRIAETEKYPHVTFFMSGGREEKFPGEERILIDSPKVATYDLKPEMSAYEVTDALLKEVEADNFDAIILNFANPDMVGHSGMLEPTIKAVETVDECLGKIVDLIISKGGKAIITADHGNADEVVTLEGGPMTAHTTNPVPVIVTQDGAELRTDGILGDLAPTVLDLLGLEKPAEMTGTSLLKK from the coding sequence ATGAGTAAATCTCCAGTTGCATTAATCATCTTAGATGGTTTCGCCTTGCGCGGGGAACGGATGGGAAATGCCGTTGCCCAGGCAAAGAAGCCAAACTTCGAACGCTACTGGAATACCTACCCTAACGCAACGCTGACAGCAAGCGGCGAAGCAGTAGGTCTTCCGGAAGGGCAAATGGGTAACTCGGAAGTAGGACACTTAAACATCGGCGCAGGCCGGATTGTATATCAGAGTTTAACAAGAGTGAACGTCGCCATTCGTGAGGGACAGTTTGAGAAAAACGAAACTTTCCGTTCTGCGATTGACCATGTGAAAAAGAATGGCACGGATCTTCATTTGATGGGACTACTGTCAGATGGAGGCGTTCACAGCCATATTCAGCACTTATTTGCGCTGCTTCGCATGGCTGCTGAGGAAGGCGTGAAGAATGTCTATGTTCATGGATTCCTGGATGGACGTGATGTTGGCCCGCAAACCGCTGCAGGCTACATTAAAGAAGTACAGGAAAAAATGAATGAATACGGAGTCGGCGAATTTGCGACCATTTCCGGACGGTACTATTCCATGGACCGCGACAAACGCTGGGAGCGTGTTGAAAAGTCTTACCGTTCCATGGTGTATGGTGATGGCCCTGCATACAACAATCCTCTGGATTTAGTTGAAGATAACTATAAAAATGGTATCTTTGATGAATTTGTCATTCCATCTGTCATTACTGCAGAAGATGGCAAACCGGTTGCAACGATTAAGAAGGATGATGCAGTTATTTTCTATAACTTCCGTCCGGACCGGGCAATTCAGATTTCGAATACTTTTACAAATAAAGACTTCCGTTCCTTTGATAGAGGGCCTGGACATCCCGAGAACTTGTTCTTCGTTTGCTTGACCCACTTCAGTGAAACGGTTGACGGCTATGTTGCGTTCAAACCGACAAACCTTGATAATACACTGGGTGAGGTTTTAGCGCAAAACGGAAAAACACAGCTCCGTATTGCTGAAACAGAGAAATACCCTCATGTGACGTTCTTTATGAGCGGCGGAAGGGAAGAGAAATTCCCTGGTGAAGAGAGAATCCTGATTGACTCACCGAAAGTAGCTACCTATGACCTTAAGCCTGAAATGAGTGCTTATGAAGTGACGGACGCGTTGCTGAAGGAAGTGGAAGCTGACAATTTCGATGCGATCATCCTGAATTTCGCCAACCCGGACATGGTGGGACACTCGGGCATGCTTGAGCCAACGATCAAGGCGGTTGAAACAGTTGACGAATGCCTTGGCAAAATTGTTGACCTGATTATTTCAAAAGGCGGAAAAGCGATCATCACAGCTGACCACGGAAATGCCGATGAAGTTGTTACGCTAGAAGGCGGCCCGATGACTGCTCACACAACAAACCCGGTTCCAGTCATCGTCACACAGGACGGTGCAGAACTCCGTACAGACGGAATCTTAGGAGACCTTGCTCCAACAGTTCTGGACCTGCTTGGACTGGAGAAACCGGCTGAAATGACAGGAACATCATTACTGAAAAAGTGA